A single window of Hyla sarda isolate aHylSar1 chromosome 2, aHylSar1.hap1, whole genome shotgun sequence DNA harbors:
- the DNAJC22 gene encoding dnaJ homolog subfamily C member 22 — protein sequence MGKRLMVAFGLWAIGGPLGLHHIYLGRDSHALLLMLTLGGFGMGWMWDFWKIPGLVAQVNKQSKKANKVKEGTPPASSIRFMAQVTTGIYFGLVAAIGLSSLTSYYMIALPLAVGLGVHLVASVGDQTSNLKNTMVAAFLTSPIFYGRAVSMIPISLTAAITSQQHRKYRLREQNDENLSLRLYRIGLAYLAFTGPLAYSALVNTSRTVSYVAGCIGSLLDWLSFFPSLSAIVERILLLPYRVWGLFTGGGFHDHYFKDWEKIYEFVASFQNEKEEMACKILGVNSDATIEEINHHYRDLVKVWHPDHNRHRPTEAEKHFIDIQAAYETLSHIWKSSSQRLSSKMEDQRDHRTRTRSLRGQVLALHGRRDRLLR from the exons ATGGGGAAACGGCTCATGGTGGCTTTTGGCCTTTGGGCCATAGGTGGCCCGCTTGGATTACACCATATATATTTGGGTCGGGACAGCCATGCCTTGCTTCTTATGCTTACCTTGGGAGGTTTTGGAATGGGATGGATGTGGGACTTCTGGAAGATTCCAGGACTTGTAGCCCAAGTaaataaacaaagtaaaaaagCAAACAAAGTGAAGGAAGGAACACCACCAGCAAGCTCTATTCGCTTCATGGCACAGGTGACTACTGGCATTTATTTTGGTCTAGTAGCAGCTATCGGACTATCTTCCCTTACCAGTTACTATATGATTGCTCTGCCGCTAGCTGTTGGATTGGGAGTCCATCTTGTGGCAAGTGTAGGTGATCAAACGTCTAACCTGAAGAACACAATGGTAGCCGCATTCCTGACGTCACCAATATTTTATGGCCGTGCGGTCTCCATGATCCCCATCAGTCTCACGGCAGCCATCACTTCTCAACAACACAGAAAATATCGACTACGAGAACAGAATGATGAAAATCTCAGCCTGCGCCTATACCGCATAGGGCTAGCCTACTTGGCATTTACTGGCCCACTGGCTTATAGTGCTCTTGTAAATACCAGCCGCACTGTTAGCTATGTGGCTGGATGCATTGGGTCCTTGCTGGACTGGTTGAGCTTTTTTCCCAGCCTGAGTGCAATAGTGGAAAGAATTCTCTTACTACCGTACAGAGTCTGGGGGCTTTTTACAGGAGGAGGTTTCCATGATCATTACTTTAAAGACTGGGAAAAGATTTATGAATTTGTGGCCAGTTTCCAAAATGAAAAGGAAGAAATGGCCTGCAAG ATTCTAGGAGTGAATTCTGATGCCACCATAGAAGAAATAAATCACCATTATCGGGACCTTGTAAAGGTGTGGCACCCTGACCACAACAGGCACCGACCTACAGAGGCTGAAAAGCATTTTATTGACATACAAGCAGCTTATGAGACTCTCTCTCATATTTGGAAG agctcttcgcagAGACTATCCAGCAAAATGgaagatcagagggatcaccgcaccaggaccagatcgctacgaggtcaagtgctcgctctacatggacgacgtgaccgtcttctgcgctga